Proteins encoded by one window of Lates calcarifer isolate ASB-BC8 linkage group LG5, TLL_Latcal_v3, whole genome shotgun sequence:
- the LOC108893416 gene encoding cAMP-specific 3',5'-cyclic phosphodiesterase 4B isoform X1, whose translation MKKSRSVLSVTGEEGNDTDITGAGEKAESSRYSRSYTSGATLGAELRRGRSRRLSSSLQVPCWLRPRDRTRSPEVLSNMSRPTTLPLRIPPRISITQADADSYEAENGVSPGHTPLGSQSPGLTLHTSFPQGQRRESFLYRSDSDYDMSPKTVSRNSSLASEGHTAEDFIVTPFAQVLASLRSVRSNFTILANVSTPTVKRSPLGGVCVSPRATLSDQQYQQLALDTLEELDWCLDQLETIQTHRSVSEMASNKFKRMLNRELSHLSEMSRSGNQVSEYISSTFLDKQNEVEIPSPTLKDKPMSHISGVRKLSHSSSLSSTSMPRFGVNTDQEDELAKELEDLDKWSFNIFRVAEFSNNRPLSCIMYAIFQERELLKTFRIPVDTFVTYVMTLEDHYHGNVAYHNSLHAADVTQSTHVLLSTPALDAVFTDLEILAALFAAAIHDVDHPGVSNQFLINTSASKHTQSVKCVWMFAQTVFTHTHTPPSVSSLCSDSELALMYNDESVLENHHLAVGFKLLHQENCDIFQNLTKRQRQSLRKLVIDMVLATDMSKHMTLLADLKTMVETKKVTSSGVLLLDHYTERIQVLRNMVHCADLSNPTKPLPLYRQWTERIMEEFFRQGDKERERGMEISAMCDKHTASVEKSQVGFIDYIVHPLWETWADLVHPDAQELLDTLEENREWYLNTMPQSPSPPPDRHLQHDRFQFEITLEDLEHNNHNHMHVRNSSGSSGGRSGRKVICDDGDADRTQDAGAEANGEEQNHVENEKEEDEQNHNSEQNGVQDEEEEEETGEREKEEGEEEENTGLNEEHGEEQVEEGGGQTDETEKDEEEVNDSVEETKEEVEENEQNQEGEQEQEEGEGDEEGGENEEEKGNEGEGEENIENEEAEGEIDGEKEGEVVEETENEEVELEEKEEGEVEENVEEETEENAQQEDSESEEKVEEEEAEMEDKVEEEERETEENVEDEEEKGEEEEAPADDDEEEES comes from the exons ATGAAGAAGAGCCGCAGCGTGCTGTCGGTGACTGGAGAAGAG GGTAATGACACAGATATAACAGGTGCTGGGGAGAAGGCGGAGTCATCTCGCTACAGCCGATCCTATACGTCTGGAGCCACGCTGGGGGCCGAGCTAcgcagagggaggagcagaaGACTCTCGTCTAGTCTCCAG GTGCCCTGCTGGCTCCGTCCTCGGGATCGCACCCGTTCACCAGAGGTCCTCAGCAACATGTCACGTCCCACAACTCTTCCTCTCCGAATCCCACCACGCATCTCCATCACGCAAGCAGATGCTGACAG TTATGAAGCAGAGAATGGCGTGTCGCCAGGTCACACCCCCCTGGGCTCGCAGAGTCCGGGCCTCACCCTGCACACCTCCTTCCCCCAGGGCCAGAGAAGAGAGTCCTTCCTCTACCGCTCCGACTCGGACTACGACATGTCGCCCAAGACGGTCTCACGTAACTCCTCCCTCGCCAGTGAAGG gcACACAGCAGAGGACTTTATTGTCACACCTTTTGCTCAA GTACTGGCCAGTCTGCGATCGGTACGGAGCAACTTCACCATCCTTGCCAACGTCTCCACACCAACAGTCAA gAGGTCTCCTCTGGGTGGAGTGTGCGTCAGTCCTAGGGCGACACTATCAGACCAGCAGTACCAGCAGCTCGCCCTGGACACATTGGAGGAACTGGACTGGTGCTTAGACCAGCTGGAGACCATTCAGACGCACCGCTCTGTCAGCGAAATGGCCTCCAACAAG TTTAAGAGGATGCTGAACAGAGAGCTGTCCCACCTGTCGGAGATGAGTCGCTCCGGTAACCAGGTGTCTGAATACATCTCCAGCACCTTCCTGG ACAAGCAGAACGAGGTGGAAATCCCATCTCCTACCCTGAAAGACAAACCTATGAGTCACATCAGCGGAGTGAGGAAACTGTCTCACAGCTCCAGCCTCTCCAGCACCTCGATGCCTCGCTTCGGTGTCAACACAGACCAGGAGGATGAGCTTGCCAAG GAGTTGGAGGATCTGGACAAGTGGAGCTTTAACATATTCAGAGTAGCAGAGTTCTCCAACAACAGACCCCTCAGCTGCATCATGTATGCCATCTTCCag gagCGAGAGCTGTTGAAGACGTTTCGTATCCCGGTCGACACCTTTGTAACTTACGTGATGACCCTGGAGGACCATTACCATGGAAACGTAGCGTATCACAACAGCCTCCATGCTGCAGATGTCACCCAGTCCACGCACGTCCTCCTCTCCACACCTGCTCTTGAT GCCGTCTTCACTGACCTGGAAATCCTCGCGGCTCTGTTCGCTGCAGCTATCCATGATGTAGACCACCCTGGAGTTTCCAATCAGTTCCTCATCAACACCAGTGcgtccaaacacacacagtcagtaaaATGTGTCTGGATGTTTGCACAAactgtcttcacacacacacacacccctccctctgtctcttctctgtgctCAGACTCGGAGTTGGCCCTCATGTATAACGATGAGTCAGTTTTGGAGAACCATCATCTCGCCGTGGGCTTCAAGCTTCTGCACCAGgaaaactgtgacattttccaAAACCTCACCAAGAGACAGCGCCAGAGTCTTCGCAAGCTCGTCATTGACATG gtgttgGCCACAGACATGTCCAAACACATGACCCTGCTGGCTGATCTGAAGACAATGGTGGAGACCAAGAAGGTGACGAGCTCTGGTGTGCTGCTCCTAGACCACTATACAGAACGAATACAG GTACTGAGGAACATGGTGCACTGTGCAGACCTGAGCAACCCCACCAAGCCGTTACCGTTATACAGACAGTGGACGGAGAGGATAATGGAGGAGTTTTTTCGACAGGGTGACAAAGAGCGAGAGAGGGGGATGGAGATCAGCGCCATGTGTGACAAACACACTGCGTCTGTGGAGAAAAGCCAG GTGGGTTTCATCGACTACATCGTACACCCGCTGTGGGAGACGTGGGCCGACCTGGTGCACCCAGACGcccaggagctgctggacaCGCTGGAGGAGAACAGGGAGTGGTACCTGAACACCATGCCCCAGTCTCCCTCACCTCCCCCGGACAGACACCTCCAGCATGACCGCTTCCAGTTCGAAATCACCCTGGAGGATCTGGagcacaacaaccacaaccacatgCATGTGAGGaacagcagcggcagcagcggAGGGAGGAGCGGGAGGAAAGTAATCTGTGATGACGGCGACGCAGACAGAACACAGGATGCCGGGGCAGAGGCCAACGGAGAGGAACAGAACCATgtagaaaatgagaaagaggaagacgAGCAGAATCACAACAGCGAACAGAACGGAGtccaggatgaagaggaagaggaggagactggagaaagggagaaagaagaaggagaggaggaggaaaacacaggGTTGAATGAGGAACATGGAGAGGAGCAAGtagaagaaggaggagggcagacagatgaaacagaaaaagatgaagaagaagttAATGACTCAGTGGAGGAGACtaaagaggaggtggaggagaatgAGCAAAATCaggaaggagagcaggagcaggaggagggggagggtgaTGAGGAAGGTGgagaaaatgaggaggaaaaagggaaTGAAGGAGAGGGTGAGGAAAACATAGAAAATGAGGAGGCAGAAGGGGAAatagatggagaaaaagaaggcGAGGTGGTGGAAGAGACTGAAAATGAGGAGGTAGAactggaggaaaaagaggagggagaggtggaggagaacgtagaggaagagacagaggaaaatgcTCAACAAGAGGACAGTGAGAGTGAGGAGaaagtggaggaagaggaggcagaaatggAAGATAAAGTTGAGGAAGAAGAGCGAGAAACAGAAGAGAACgtggaagatgaagaggagaaaggtgaagaggaggaggcgccagctgatgatgatgaagaagaagaaagttaG
- the LOC108893416 gene encoding cAMP-specific 3',5'-cyclic phosphodiesterase 4B isoform X2 — protein sequence MKKSRSVLSVTGEEGNDTDITGAGEKAESSRYSRSYTSGATLGAELRRGRSRRLSSSLQVPCWLRPRDRTRSPEVLSNMSRPTTLPLRIPPRISITQADADSYEAENGVSPGHTPLGSQSPGLTLHTSFPQGQRRESFLYRSDSDYDMSPKTVSRNSSLASEGHTAEDFIVTPFAQVLASLRSVRSNFTILANVSTPTVKRSPLGGVCVSPRATLSDQQYQQLALDTLEELDWCLDQLETIQTHRSVSEMASNKFKRMLNRELSHLSEMSRSGNQVSEYISSTFLDKQNEVEIPSPTLKDKPMSHISGVRKLSHSSSLSSTSMPRFGVNTDQEDELAKELEDLDKWSFNIFRVAEFSNNRPLSCIMYAIFQERELLKTFRIPVDTFVTYVMTLEDHYHGNVAYHNSLHAADVTQSTHVLLSTPALDAVFTDLEILAALFAAAIHDVDHPGVSNQFLINTNSELALMYNDESVLENHHLAVGFKLLHQENCDIFQNLTKRQRQSLRKLVIDMVLATDMSKHMTLLADLKTMVETKKVTSSGVLLLDHYTERIQVLRNMVHCADLSNPTKPLPLYRQWTERIMEEFFRQGDKERERGMEISAMCDKHTASVEKSQVGFIDYIVHPLWETWADLVHPDAQELLDTLEENREWYLNTMPQSPSPPPDRHLQHDRFQFEITLEDLEHNNHNHMHVRNSSGSSGGRSGRKVICDDGDADRTQDAGAEANGEEQNHVENEKEEDEQNHNSEQNGVQDEEEEEETGEREKEEGEEEENTGLNEEHGEEQVEEGGGQTDETEKDEEEVNDSVEETKEEVEENEQNQEGEQEQEEGEGDEEGGENEEEKGNEGEGEENIENEEAEGEIDGEKEGEVVEETENEEVELEEKEEGEVEENVEEETEENAQQEDSESEEKVEEEEAEMEDKVEEEERETEENVEDEEEKGEEEEAPADDDEEEES from the exons ATGAAGAAGAGCCGCAGCGTGCTGTCGGTGACTGGAGAAGAG GGTAATGACACAGATATAACAGGTGCTGGGGAGAAGGCGGAGTCATCTCGCTACAGCCGATCCTATACGTCTGGAGCCACGCTGGGGGCCGAGCTAcgcagagggaggagcagaaGACTCTCGTCTAGTCTCCAG GTGCCCTGCTGGCTCCGTCCTCGGGATCGCACCCGTTCACCAGAGGTCCTCAGCAACATGTCACGTCCCACAACTCTTCCTCTCCGAATCCCACCACGCATCTCCATCACGCAAGCAGATGCTGACAG TTATGAAGCAGAGAATGGCGTGTCGCCAGGTCACACCCCCCTGGGCTCGCAGAGTCCGGGCCTCACCCTGCACACCTCCTTCCCCCAGGGCCAGAGAAGAGAGTCCTTCCTCTACCGCTCCGACTCGGACTACGACATGTCGCCCAAGACGGTCTCACGTAACTCCTCCCTCGCCAGTGAAGG gcACACAGCAGAGGACTTTATTGTCACACCTTTTGCTCAA GTACTGGCCAGTCTGCGATCGGTACGGAGCAACTTCACCATCCTTGCCAACGTCTCCACACCAACAGTCAA gAGGTCTCCTCTGGGTGGAGTGTGCGTCAGTCCTAGGGCGACACTATCAGACCAGCAGTACCAGCAGCTCGCCCTGGACACATTGGAGGAACTGGACTGGTGCTTAGACCAGCTGGAGACCATTCAGACGCACCGCTCTGTCAGCGAAATGGCCTCCAACAAG TTTAAGAGGATGCTGAACAGAGAGCTGTCCCACCTGTCGGAGATGAGTCGCTCCGGTAACCAGGTGTCTGAATACATCTCCAGCACCTTCCTGG ACAAGCAGAACGAGGTGGAAATCCCATCTCCTACCCTGAAAGACAAACCTATGAGTCACATCAGCGGAGTGAGGAAACTGTCTCACAGCTCCAGCCTCTCCAGCACCTCGATGCCTCGCTTCGGTGTCAACACAGACCAGGAGGATGAGCTTGCCAAG GAGTTGGAGGATCTGGACAAGTGGAGCTTTAACATATTCAGAGTAGCAGAGTTCTCCAACAACAGACCCCTCAGCTGCATCATGTATGCCATCTTCCag gagCGAGAGCTGTTGAAGACGTTTCGTATCCCGGTCGACACCTTTGTAACTTACGTGATGACCCTGGAGGACCATTACCATGGAAACGTAGCGTATCACAACAGCCTCCATGCTGCAGATGTCACCCAGTCCACGCACGTCCTCCTCTCCACACCTGCTCTTGAT GCCGTCTTCACTGACCTGGAAATCCTCGCGGCTCTGTTCGCTGCAGCTATCCATGATGTAGACCACCCTGGAGTTTCCAATCAGTTCCTCATCAACACCA ACTCGGAGTTGGCCCTCATGTATAACGATGAGTCAGTTTTGGAGAACCATCATCTCGCCGTGGGCTTCAAGCTTCTGCACCAGgaaaactgtgacattttccaAAACCTCACCAAGAGACAGCGCCAGAGTCTTCGCAAGCTCGTCATTGACATG gtgttgGCCACAGACATGTCCAAACACATGACCCTGCTGGCTGATCTGAAGACAATGGTGGAGACCAAGAAGGTGACGAGCTCTGGTGTGCTGCTCCTAGACCACTATACAGAACGAATACAG GTACTGAGGAACATGGTGCACTGTGCAGACCTGAGCAACCCCACCAAGCCGTTACCGTTATACAGACAGTGGACGGAGAGGATAATGGAGGAGTTTTTTCGACAGGGTGACAAAGAGCGAGAGAGGGGGATGGAGATCAGCGCCATGTGTGACAAACACACTGCGTCTGTGGAGAAAAGCCAG GTGGGTTTCATCGACTACATCGTACACCCGCTGTGGGAGACGTGGGCCGACCTGGTGCACCCAGACGcccaggagctgctggacaCGCTGGAGGAGAACAGGGAGTGGTACCTGAACACCATGCCCCAGTCTCCCTCACCTCCCCCGGACAGACACCTCCAGCATGACCGCTTCCAGTTCGAAATCACCCTGGAGGATCTGGagcacaacaaccacaaccacatgCATGTGAGGaacagcagcggcagcagcggAGGGAGGAGCGGGAGGAAAGTAATCTGTGATGACGGCGACGCAGACAGAACACAGGATGCCGGGGCAGAGGCCAACGGAGAGGAACAGAACCATgtagaaaatgagaaagaggaagacgAGCAGAATCACAACAGCGAACAGAACGGAGtccaggatgaagaggaagaggaggagactggagaaagggagaaagaagaaggagaggaggaggaaaacacaggGTTGAATGAGGAACATGGAGAGGAGCAAGtagaagaaggaggagggcagacagatgaaacagaaaaagatgaagaagaagttAATGACTCAGTGGAGGAGACtaaagaggaggtggaggagaatgAGCAAAATCaggaaggagagcaggagcaggaggagggggagggtgaTGAGGAAGGTGgagaaaatgaggaggaaaaagggaaTGAAGGAGAGGGTGAGGAAAACATAGAAAATGAGGAGGCAGAAGGGGAAatagatggagaaaaagaaggcGAGGTGGTGGAAGAGACTGAAAATGAGGAGGTAGAactggaggaaaaagaggagggagaggtggaggagaacgtagaggaagagacagaggaaaatgcTCAACAAGAGGACAGTGAGAGTGAGGAGaaagtggaggaagaggaggcagaaatggAAGATAAAGTTGAGGAAGAAGAGCGAGAAACAGAAGAGAACgtggaagatgaagaggagaaaggtgaagaggaggaggcgccagctgatgatgatgaagaagaagaaagttaG